In the genome of Anthonomus grandis grandis chromosome 15, icAntGran1.3, whole genome shotgun sequence, the window TCTTTTCACACGGTGTAGATTTTAGTTCACGGAAGTGAGCGACCTGTAATTTAGACTTCATTAaatattaacagaaaataaGGAGAACGTTGATTGATGATACTCAATCAACGGTATTAGTGTAAGGGAGCTAGAATTAGCTGGCAACAGCGTCGTTTTTTTTCCTCCTTTCAGCACAAAGGAAATTGaatttaatgtttcttttatcaattattaTGAATGCCCTCCATTCGTAATTCGTTCGTTAATTTTAGTAGTTTTCGTATTTTCTTTCAGACTCggataaacaaacaaacaaacaaaccgattgcgcattttcgtaataccttttcacgatagctatacgttgctcttgacttaaCGATTCATGAAAACTGTTCATTCTCAACATATACCAACATATTTCTCTATTCTACTAATGACTGACCTGTTGTCTAGACACATGAATCGGCGTTGGATACAAAATCCAAGTGACACTCTCAAGATATGGCTCAGTGGTAAGTGACCCTTGATAAGTATAATATCCCTTGCATTGCGCTTCTTCTTTGATCCATGTCAAGCAatctgttaataaaaaattgtaagttcattttaaattaatatagacAATACCAAATATATGCTCTTCAAACAAACAAGTAGGTAATATTCAACTAAACATAAATGGGATCAACCTGGAAAAAGttacttttatgaaatatttcgGTCTGAATATTGATCAGTccttgtataaataaataaatacaatgttgccctgtatatatacagggtgtcccagaaaaGAGTGTCAAGGAGTGGCGCAGAGGTACAGCATCCCTCGGGAATCCGAACCACCCCCTGTATATGATccttattttaatgaaaaatgcctttaaaCTTATTGGACTTTTTTCcctcttattttttaaagaaatttatttttaatcttgagCGCATGATTTTGATTGGTGGATTTAGTCGTTTTCATGTTATAGTTAGGCCCaagttttaactaaatatttaaataaaaaatcaggcATTATTTACCATGATTATAGAAAATTAGCTAAGATGgtgaaaatactgaaaaatcacAACAAAATCATAACTccttaacaaaacaaaaaagatacgGTGTGATTTGGATTCCCCGAGGAGTGCTCTACCTCTGAGCTACCCTTGACACTCTTTTCTGGGACATACAAATACtgataatacaaaaatgaatatctatgAACCTGTTCTAATTTGACAATgtccaaatattacaaaatggggtccttaaaatattatttcagtatGGAATACTTACGAATACAGGGTCACTTTATAGAGAGCttaaggtttttaaattaaataaattactggaCTTGTTTAATTGGAATTTAATGTTTAACTGGAAAAATGTAAACTCATGTGtaaaattagaaacaaaaaaattaaaatgtaatacaaCTGTGATATTCTCAAATGACGTTCATAGACACAATACCAGAGGTCAGTTAAATTTATATGTCATGTATAATAGAATGATAATTGAATgtactctgaatttaaattttgaaattttcaaagttttgtaataaaactaaaaaactactTTTCTATTTAATCGGATTAATTATGTGGCtactttttctcaaatttatttatagtaatctactcaaaatttatatgtatatacctaaCTATGATTTTGGTGTACACTCTCTTTATTTGTTATTCTTATTTCTCGAGGGCAGCGCTATAAGCACTGTTTAGAGTTTTAGTGTAAAAAAGTTGTATGCAATATTCTTGAGTAATATAAaagtgttttcaaaaaaattttcgtGGGCACTTACCAGGTGCCACCGTTGCTGTCGCATTCACTCTCGTTATATTCTGCACTGCagttgtaagttttttaaagcaaGGATTATCGTCGTTATCGGTAGCTTCCAGAAAGAACCCGACTACGGCCAGCCCATCAGGTTTATCTTGGGCCTCCTCAAAACTCCCATATTTCTTATTGTAATGCACCGCATGAGCCTCCATTGAAAATCTAAAAGAGAAAACTCTAATGAGATAAAACGAGATAACTAAACCGAAAACGCCTTACGCTTGTCCTTCAAAAATATGTTCGCAACCGCCAGTGTCGTCTTCGCTCCAGTGGAAATGTAGTTGCTCGAAAACGTACGTGTCTCCATGCAAAGGTCCTCCAACCAAATAAGGCATTTCATTTCTTTCAAACCGTATAACAACTAAAACACAAACCAGCATAATCTAAAGCCcgtttaaaaggttttaaataaattaccagTTTTTCCATTGTTTTCGATTGAGGCCGCTCCAAGTTTATCCCAATGTCCGTGGAACATCAAGGGGTCAAAGTGATCGTGGCTTATGCTGTCATCGTGACTCAACTCTATGGGGGACTGGAATTTGTGTAACCTCCATTCTGCCACCAAAACGTGAGCTTCATGATCCtctatgaattaaaaaaaaaattccatgtAACTCGGACTCAAAAGATTGAGCCAGTAGCTAGGTACATCTGTACATCATCAAAGGAAGTGTATGCTTCGTAAGTTTGTCGTTGCCTCAAATATCAATAAATGTATTGAGAAAGTCCAAGGCAACTGTGAATATTTCAgagatatttaggttataatCTGGGACATTCACTGAATGTCAAGTGTTAGAATTTTAAAAGCTGATGCATGTTCTACCAGAATTTATGATTAAAAGGAATTTCAATATGCATTCAAATAGTTTAAGAGACAAGGCCTATCAACTGTACTTACTTCTTAcagaaaataatgtttaaacTTGTTCAAGCATACTTCTGGTAAAACTGTTAAAAAGAAGTCTTCCTTTCGAGAAAGATGTTTGATGTTTTTCCAGCAATTTCTACGAAGGAATATATCCGGAATATATCATTAGTTGCAGCAAACcctcaagtaaaaaaaatgaaactggtTCGTTTGAAAGAGATAATTCATGGAATTGCCTGGAACAAATCTATGGcaggaataataaaaacaatagtaTAAATGTTCTTAGTATTCTAAAACAAGCAAGAATATTACCAGTTTACCGGTTACTGAAAAAAGTCATGTTCTTAGTGCTTCCAGGTATAAATATTCTAACATTACATGATTTGTGCGTTTATCTTTGTAGTAAATTCCGAAAAAccctaatacaaaaattttacgttCTTCGAGAAATACTGGGCAACAAATTGTGTTTGCTTGTATATAAATCTTTAGTGGAGTCTCTcctttcttattaaatattggtACTTACAAGTCTACTCTTCAACCGTTAAAAGTTGTCCAAAATTACattcttaaagtaatttataacaaaaatagacGTTATTCAACTGAGCTACTATACAAATCTAATATTAGCGATACAAATCATCTTTATACAGAAAATTTATGTTCTTTTGTACATACTActgatatttcaaaaaaaacaaatcacgCATTCCCATGGTACCAGGAGTAATATGCATAACAATCTTACTTTGCCACGGAATCATAAGCaaataaacctttattttatagattattaaGAATATAACTTATCAGAAAGTCTTCAATCGGAAGGTCAAGAATTATATTCATGAAAATCTTAATAGTTTTAGGCAATTATTaggataattttattacatagcACAGTCTAAGAACTAGGGGGACGTATTGGTTCAGTTTTTTCCccatttactcaaaaactaaacaatttacGAGACAAACTCATTAGACATTATTTAAAGAGAATTCGATACCCTACAATTTGATATGCATTACAACTAAAAACAAGGcaagtaatattttatgcaaaaaatctAGGTTCCCAATTTActcaaaaatatgaattttcagaaaaaaactcGTAATACACCTTTTGAAgggaattaaatttcctttcatTTGCTGTGCATTATAACCTGAAATACTTTTTCATATTGAAGAAACAAGacctttatgtaaaaaaattagggTACGTATTGGTTTAGTTTTGCCCAAATTACTCGAAAACTATGCAATTTCCCACAAAAActcataaaatatttcataaaaaaaagtcaacatCCTATAATTTGACATGTATTACAACTAGGCAAATTCAAAATAcactttttgaagaaaatttaatttgatattcATGCAACCAGCCTCCCTACTAATCCTAGAACCAACAGATCAAGATGTACCAATTTCTCGAAAAGCTTGCGAATTGAGCTTAGAATAATTATAGGGCTATAATTTGTAGCTTACTTATCCGAGTTCTTTGAATAAATTAAGCCATTTAGCACAAGACccgaattaatttaaagttaagttattatttatattaaagatattaatagtcagattttaaaattgattgacttaaaggcattaaaatcatcagcaattCTATCAACAATCGGGACTATTTCAGTGGAAAAATGACTTAACGATTTATTTGTAATATCCTTACCAATAGCATACTTAAGTCTATTATACCTCAACAACAACTCCAGTTCTTCTTGATCAATATTAGATTGAAAGGAGAAATTAATTCGTTTTAAGTGTGTCCgaaactttggcgcccaacaagtgtgaaattttatttaggtagAAAGAAAAGCAaagtaaacaaattattaaaattttaaataatttttttttaaagaagtttggcgcccaacagctctttttaaaatatacaaataaattgtttaatttttaattaaaaaaaaatgttaagtacatttttaattaagcaGCAATAGGTTCATATTCCTCAACAACAAATAAACCAAATACAATCATATGAAACTACTATGTTCTATTTATGACAATTAAACCAAAAGCTTTGGTGTTTTTGCTTGCCCTGAAGAAGGATTAATCTAGGCCAAAACGTTGGCAATTAAAGAGAACATTTAAAAAGCTTGGATTTTTTTCAACCATTTATCCAACTGTTATTCatgcatatttttttggaaaacaatgatttttgataaCAGTTTCTTACCGGtaaattgtgtggggtgggtgggggggtaagggtaggtttaataaaaaacgttttttttgcagaaaataataaaagataaaaaaatctataatttttgtaaaaattggaCTGGGTCACTAAAACAGCacacagtttttttaaaataaaaaatggattaagttttgtatagatttttatttattaaggcgTTTTTAACATAAAAGTTCTTACAGCCATTAAGGCAATAACATTCTATTTAGCAGAGAAAGATCGAGctattaaagattatttttgtaACAATGGTCTAAgcggtttttttatttgtttccgTTACAGCAGAGTCGTCTATTTGACAAGCAAGCAGTAATTTTGTTTCGTTGATTCACTAACCTGTTGTCCAAAAACCTCTCGGTGGAACACTAAACCACCACCACCACACAAATACCACCACGAGTTTCGAACACAGTctaacatataattaaaaaatctatatccTTTGGTTATAGTGCACATTACCAACTAATTTCTGAATTGTTTCTCTTTTGTTCACCACCAAGAGATCCTCAATTGGTACAAAATGCAATAACTTCTGTTCTATAGTGTTATTCATTTTATGCTTGGGaaagtaaagttaaataaaacacacaagatattcagatggagacgaaatttttattttgttttaaagattgaaTCATTCCATTATATGTGAAAcacaatatcatttaaatgtccACCGCGGGACCTCTGACAAACTTCaatccttttaagaaaattttcaatcacttttcgGCACATTTCAGGTGATATCTCGCCTAGAACTTCACGAATGTTGGCTTTAAGTTGTTGAAGAGATGGAGGGTTATTGGCGTAGACACGATCTTTCGCatagccccacaaaaaaaaatccaaaggtgtgaGATCACAGGATCTTGGGGGCCAATAGATATCACCTAATCTTGAAATTAAACGTCCTGGAAACTTCTCTTGCAAAAGAGCTCGGTTGGCCTGTGTTGTGTGACTTGGAACCACATGTCTTTCAGATCTTCTTCTTCGATTTCTCTCCAAAAATAATTGGTCAACATGCTTCCATACCGCTCAGAGTTTACTGTTAAGGCTCTCCCacgattgttttcaaaaaaatacggacCAATGATACCACCAGACCATAATGCATACGATACAGTCACTTTTTCGGGATGCAAAGGCCTTTCTACGATCACCTGAGGATTTTCAGAACCCCATATGCGGCAATTCGGTTTATTTACGTAGCCACACAGCGTAAAATGAGCATCAGCAGCTTCGTTGTTCAAACACACAATTTGCGAATGTTCTGCGTTGTCCATGGTCTGTAGGCTTAAGTTCTTGAGTGAGTTGGACTTTGTACGGATGGAGCTGTAAATCCAAATGCAAAACTCGCcacaaacccaaattttgacACGCCGAGGAATTGACAAATTTGGGTCTTCCTCCACACTTTGAGCCACAGCAGCGATATTTTCAGCTGAACGAACGTTACGGTGATGCACGTGCCTTACAATATCAATAACCGATccagtctcttcaaattttcttactgtGTTCGAAATTGTTTGCTCTGTAGGACGCTTATGTCGACCGGAATCAGCTCGTAAAGCTCTAAACGTTGAGACAGGAGAATCACCATTTCtatagaacaatttaataatattagtacGTTGTTCGACTGTTAAACGATCCATATTTATAAATGGCAAaccttcaactaaaaaaaaacgctttacAAGATGTTTATTTCTGACAGGTGTCAAACGGCAGGGATGTACTTAGCCAACCTCGAATTGCATAACCCGCTATTAATCAGATTTACATGATTTTGGTGTCTAAAGATTGAGAAGAATGTTCTGCAACTTTAAAGATATAAATGACAGAAATTGCTTGAATAAAACTGACTTAATTCATAAATTTACTAATGTCCACCATTAAGACAACACTCTTTTTGTACAAAGTGAAATCAGTTTTGTTCTATGAATTAGATTTACATGATTTCGGTGTCCAAAGATTCAGAAGAATGTTCTTCAACTTTAAAGACATAAATGACTGAAATTGGTTGAATAAAACTGACTTAATTCATAAATTTACTAATGTCCACCATTAAGACAACACTCTCTTTGTACAAAGTGAAATAACTTCTGTTCTATTTATCAGATTTAGATGATTTTGGTGTCTAAAGATTGAGAAGAATGTTCTGCAACTTTAAAGATATAAATGACTGAAATTGGTTGAATAAAACTGACTTAATTCATAAATTTACTGATGTCCACCATTAAGACAACACTCTTTTTGTACATAGTgaaataacttttgttttattaatcaGATTTACATGATTTTGGTGTCTAAAGATTGAGAAGAATGTTCTGCAACTTTAAAGACATAAATGATTCAAATTGGTTTAGGAAAATTGACTTTATCCATAAATATGTTGAAGACCACCTTCAACACAACCTTCTTTTGGTACAAAGTGCAATAATTTCTGTTCTATATATCAAATTTGCTTaattttggtttctaaagattGAGAAGAATGTTCTGGAACTTTGAAGACATAAATGATCCAAATTGGTTTCATAGAAGTGACTCTATTCATAAATAAGCCTCAAGTCCTCGGTCCCCTCTCTGTATAAAGTGgggaaaaattattgttttgatgatctaaattttttttatcttgttcTTCATTCCTTGCAAACAATATTTTACCTTCTACTTAATTAGCAATTTAATGATAGGCATACACAAGTAAGTATTAAGTTACTTAggttattttgtacttttataaGAATTTATGTAACAAAGTCTAtggattataaataaattaaatgaaatgaaatctTGATGGACATCAATGTTATTCTCTCTAAAATCTCTGTCACTTATCAAGATACAGTTCCGTAAAAAACAATGTGGAAATTAGTGTATTTAGGTAGAATTGGTAATTTTTTCCTTTGTAAGcctttataaattaaaactgttCTGAATTTTAGGACTGATgatttttttcgtttatttaaatttcaatttaaggCCTGTgcatgttaaataattttactctGTATTTGAATATTTGTTCCACGGACTTGTTCAACTCCTCAGGtgctaaaaatataattttttttagggaacCCATACCCTTCTTTCTGCGAGGAATATTTACTATTTCTATCCTTTTTTCTGCTTGGAATATTCACGAAATCTGTCTCACTCACTCTATTTTCCGTTCTTACATCCGAGTTTTATTAGTGAACatcaaatttcttttaagaCCATTTCTAAGTCCAGATTCATTCAATGAGCTTTAAACATGTATgttatttatgcaaaaatttgGTCCCAATTCTGGTTTGAACAACTCAGGTTTTCAGTACGAAAATGAACGATAAAATGGAATTTTCTTGTATCAAACTTAATTGGGGGCTATAAATTCCCATTATAGGGGTGAAAACTTCGTTACATAGCTTGCCAAAAGAAAGCCAATCAACGAAGGGTGATTTCGAAAAGAAATTGCTTTGAGCtacgttatattaaatataataagtgaGGAATAAGGAGTTTTGACTTGTCAATTCATATAATTATGTCTGAGCCTTGGTTACGCATTATTGGAATATGGGATAAAATGTAATCAAAGAGGAAAAAAGTGGGGATTTGCGGCAGAACCACGTATCATGGAAGACCACCCTTAGCACTTAGGTGCAATGAAACAATACCACGTGTACTTCGAAGGAACTGCAGAATTTCTAACACAGGATCAGTATCttagacatttattattattttattagtatctTGTTGTATTTTTCCTATACAAAC includes:
- the LOC126744964 gene encoding carbonic anhydrase 2, whose protein sequence is MVKRSFEDDRSDNEPPRTKRKLDIASNEKTEVLTSKPVGDHNKIDEVTNVPKAGTSLEPSKTEKVAKSDATKDPEVLKKKPNKCVTRNECVCDSGDEEPTKSQLLEDHEAHVLVAEWRLHKFQSPIELSHDDSISHDHFDPLMFHGHWDKLGAASIENNGKTVVIRFERNEMPYLVGGPLHGDTYVFEQLHFHWSEDDTGGCEHIFEGQAFSMEAHAVHYNKKYGSFEEAQDKPDGLAVVGFFLEATDNDDNPCFKKLTTAVQNITRVNATATVAPDCLTWIKEEAQCKGYYTYQGSLTTEPYLESVTWILYPTPIHVSRQQVAHFRELKSTPCEKKKIVNNVRPVQSPPSNRKLNIFYARSHRRSSD